The DNA segment CGCGTCGGCCGCGGACAGCAGGTCGGCGGCCCAGCGAGCACCCGGGCGCCGGCCCATCCGGTCGATCGGGCCGGACACCGATATGGCGGCGATCACCACGCCGCGGCCGTCGCGCACCGGCGCCGACACGCTGGCTACTCCGGGCTCCCGCTCGGCCACGCTTTGCGCCCAACCGCGCCGGCGCACCTCGGCCAGCGCCCGATCGGTGAACACCGCAGAAGGCAGCACGGCGGCTTGGGTGGCGGCGTCGCTGTGCGCCAGCAGCACTTTGGCCCCCGAGCCCGCGGTCATCGGCAGCCGCGCCCCGACCGGAACCGTATCGCGAAGGCCTGCAGGCGGTTCCGCTGCGGCCACGCAGACCCGGGACGTGCCCTCGCGGCGGTACACCTGCACGCTTTCGCCGGTGGTCTCGCGCAGCCGGGGCAGCACCGCCGCGCTGGCGGCCAGCAGCGGATCGTCGACCAGGGCTGCCAGCTCGGTGATCGCCGGCCCCAGCAGCCAGTGGCCCTCCTGGTCGCGTCGCAGCAGGCGATGCACCTCCAGCGCGGCCGCCAGCCGGTACGTGGTGGCCCGGGGCAGGCCGGTGCGGTCACAGAGTTCGGCCAGCCCGCACGGAGATTCCGCGATCACCCGCAGCACGCCCACGGCTTTGTCAAGCACGCCGATGCCGCTATGCTGTCCCACATAAAGATACTAGCGTCTCGCATTCTGAGATCAAGCGAATTGAGAGAACATGACGTCGAAACCTCGCACCATGGCGCAGAAGGTTTGGGACGACCACGTGGTGGCATCCGGTGCCGACGTGGGCGCGCCCGACTTGATCTACATCGACCTGCATCTGGTACACGAGGTCACCAGCCCGCAGGCCTTCGACGGCCTGCGGCTCTCCGGACGTCGGGTGCGCCGGCCGGACCTGACGCTGGCCACCGAGGATCACAACGTGCCCACCGTCGACGTCGACGAGCCGATCGCCGACCCGGTGTCGCGCACCCAGGTGGAAACGTTGCGCCGAAACTGCGCGGAATTCGGTATCCGGCTGCATCCGATGGGCGACATCGAGCAGGGCATCGTGCACGTCGTCGGACCGCAATTGGGCCTCACCCAACCGGGAATGACGATCGTCTGCGGCGACAGCCACACCTCTACCCACGGTGCGTTCGGCGCGTTGGCGATGGGCATCGGCACGTCCGAGGTCGAGCATGTGCTGGCCACTCAGACGCTGCCGTTGCGTCCGTTCAAGACCATGGCGGTCAACGTCGATGGGCGGTTGCCCGCGGGCGTGTCGGCCAAAGACATCATCCTGGCGTTGATCGCCACGATCGGCACCGGCGGAGGGCAGGGTCACGTCATCGAATATCGCGGCAGCGCCATCGAATCGCTGTCCATGGAGGGCCGGATGACGATCTGCAACATGAGCATCGAGGCCGGCGCCCGAGCCGGCATGGTGGCTCCCGACGACGTTACCTACGAGTACTTGCGGGGCCGCCCGCACGCCCCGACCGGTGCTCGCTGGGATGCCGCGCTCGCATACTGGCGGCGCCTGCGCACCGATGCCGGCGCCGTTTTCGACACCGAGGTGCATCTCGACGCCGCCTCGTTGAGCCCGTTCGTCACCTGGGGAACCAACCCCGGCCAGGGAGTGCCGTTGGCTGCAGCGGTGCCGGATCCCGCGCTGATGACCGATGAGGCCGAGCGGCTGGCCGCCGAGAAAGCGTTGGCATACATGGACCTTCGGCCCGGAATCGCGATGCGCGATATAGCGGTCGACGCCGTGTTCGTCGGGTCGTGCACCAACGGGCGCATCGAGGATCTTCGGGTGGTGGCCGACGTGCTGCGTGGCCGAAAGGTGGCTCGGGGTGTGCGGATGCTGATCGTGCCGGGCTCGATGCGAGTACGCGCGCAGGCCGAAGCCGAAGGGCTCGGTGAGATCTTCACCGCCGCGGGCGCGCAGTGGCGCCAGGCGGGATGTTCCATGTGCCTGGGCATGAATCCCGATCAGCTGGCGCCCGGGGAACGGTGTGCCGCCACGTCCAACCGCAACTTCGAAGGGCGGCAGGGCAAGGGCGGCCGCACGCATTTGGTTTCCCCGGCGGTGGCCGCCGCGACCGCGGTTCGCGGCACACTGTCCGCCCCGGGCGATTTGAATTGAACTCACGCGAATCAAGGGACTCAGCATGGAAGCCTTTCACACCCACACCGGCATCGGCGTGCCGCTGCGGCGGTCGAATGTCGACACCGACCAGATCATTCCCGCGGTCTTTCTGAAGCGCGTCACCCGAACCGGATTCGAAGACGGCTTGTTTGCGAGCTGGCGCTCGGATCCGTCATTCGTGCTCAACCTCAGCCCCTTTGACCGGGGTTCCGTCCTGGTCGCCGGACCCGATTTCGGCACGGGGTCTTCCCGGGAGCATGCCGTCTGGGCGCTCCTGGACTACGGATTCCGGGTGGTTATCTCGTCTCGATTCGGTGACATTTTTCGCGGCAACGCGGGC comes from the Mycobacterium shinjukuense genome and includes:
- a CDS encoding IclR family transcriptional regulator; protein product: MGQHSGIGVLDKAVGVLRVIAESPCGLAELCDRTGLPRATTYRLAAALEVHRLLRRDQEGHWLLGPAITELAALVDDPLLAASAAVLPRLRETTGESVQVYRREGTSRVCVAAAEPPAGLRDTVPVGARLPMTAGSGAKVLLAHSDAATQAAVLPSAVFTDRALAEVRRRGWAQSVAEREPGVASVSAPVRDGRGVVIAAISVSGPIDRMGRRPGARWAADLLSAADALTRRL
- the leuC gene encoding 3-isopropylmalate dehydratase large subunit, which encodes MTSKPRTMAQKVWDDHVVASGADVGAPDLIYIDLHLVHEVTSPQAFDGLRLSGRRVRRPDLTLATEDHNVPTVDVDEPIADPVSRTQVETLRRNCAEFGIRLHPMGDIEQGIVHVVGPQLGLTQPGMTIVCGDSHTSTHGAFGALAMGIGTSEVEHVLATQTLPLRPFKTMAVNVDGRLPAGVSAKDIILALIATIGTGGGQGHVIEYRGSAIESLSMEGRMTICNMSIEAGARAGMVAPDDVTYEYLRGRPHAPTGARWDAALAYWRRLRTDAGAVFDTEVHLDAASLSPFVTWGTNPGQGVPLAAAVPDPALMTDEAERLAAEKALAYMDLRPGIAMRDIAVDAVFVGSCTNGRIEDLRVVADVLRGRKVARGVRMLIVPGSMRVRAQAEAEGLGEIFTAAGAQWRQAGCSMCLGMNPDQLAPGERCAATSNRNFEGRQGKGGRTHLVSPAVAAATAVRGTLSAPGDLN
- the leuD gene encoding 3-isopropylmalate dehydratase small subunit; this encodes MEAFHTHTGIGVPLRRSNVDTDQIIPAVFLKRVTRTGFEDGLFASWRSDPSFVLNLSPFDRGSVLVAGPDFGTGSSREHAVWALLDYGFRVVISSRFGDIFRGNAGKAGLLAAEVAQDDVELLWKLIEQSPGLEITANLQDRNITAATVVVPFKIDDHTAWRLLEGLDDIALTLRKLDEIESFEAAYPDWKPRTLPTP